The sequence below is a genomic window from Ensifer adhaerens.
CCATCGGTTGCTCCTAGGGGTTTCAATGGTGCCCCATAAGAAAGAGCCGATGGCACTTTCGCATTGATCAATATCAACCGTTCATGGCGATGGCGGTCGGGGCGCATGGCATCCCGTTCCGCCAGGCAGCTCAAGCTCCGCTACTGCGGAAACTTGTTCTCGACCTCAACGTGGAGGCCTGTCCACTCGCCTTCCACAAGAAAAGGCCGAGGCTGTACCTCGGCCTTCGCCATTTCTCTGAGTTTGTTCGCAAACTTGCTGCGATCAAGCGTCAGGTGGGTATATTCGTAATAGGCGTCGATCACTTCCTGATTCACACTTTGCGATGTCATGATCTTGCTCCTCGTCTCCATTAACTTTTGTTAACGTGATCCCGGGCAAAATTGTGACGGCCGCATAGCGACCTTGAAGTGATTACTCCATGTACCAGCCGTGGCTGGCAACGATGGATTGCCCGGTCAGTGCATTGGTCTCAAAGCCGGCGAAGAAATAGGCGACTTCAGCGATATCCTCGACGGTCGTGAATTCCGCATCGACGGTCTGCCCAAGCATGACCTTCGACACCACTTCCTCCTCCGAAATCCCCAACTCCTTGGCTTGTTCCGGAATTTGTTTCTCAACCAGCGGGGTGCGGACGAAACCGGGGCAGATGACATTGGCGCGGACACCGAATTTGCCGCCTTCCTTGGCGACCACACGCGCAAGACCGAGCAGTCCGTGCTTGGCCGTGACATAGGCCGATTTCAGCGGCGAGGCCTCCTTGGAATGGACCGACCCCATGTAGATGATCGCGCCACCCTTCTGCGCCTTCATGTGCGGCATGCAGGCCTTGGTGGTGAGAAACGCACCGTCGAGATGGATGGCCAGCATCTTTTTCCAGTCCGAGAAGGCAAAGTCCTCGATCTTGTTGACGATCTGGATGCCGGCGTTCGAGACGAGCACGTCGACGCGACCCCATTTTTCGATCGTCGCAGCAACACCGGCGTTGACGGCCTCTTCGCTTGTCACGTCCATTTCGACGGCAAAGGCATCGCCGGGACCCAGCGCCTTGAGTTCGGAGGCCGCCTTTTCGGCCGCGTCAGCCTTCAGGTCAGCGATGACGACCCTGGCGCCTTCGGCCACATAACGCTTGGCAATGGCATAACCGATGCCGCCTGCCGAACCGGTGACGATGCAGACCTTGTCCTTCATGTTCATGGCTGTGTTCCTTTGCATCTGTGTTTCGTCTGTCTTTTCGGGAAAAGCGGCTTCCATTTTTCCCTGACAGACTCTGCTTCATTTGCCGTTCGCGATGCGTCGGCGGTCGATGGTCTTGAAGCCGTCTTCGGGGATGCGGCGGTTGACCCACTGGCCACAGGCCAGCGTTTCCTTCACATCGTCGTAGCCGGCGCGCCAATGGTCTTCCATGGTGATGCGGGAGAATTCGTAATCCATCGTGCTGGTCTCATATCCGCGCCGCTGGTAGATGAGGTGGACAACCGTGGTCCCACCCCCATCCTGCTCGCCGAGGAGGTATTGAACGTCGGGATCATTGCCGAGTTCCTGCGGCAATTTCGCCATGACGCGCTTCAGTGCCTTGCGCATCTTCTCCTGTTCGCGCGCGATCTGCGTGTTCAGACGGGTACGGCTGGAGAAGCGGATTTCCTTTTCGCGGGCAGCCGCTTCCAGCATGTCACGCGGCATGCGGCCGGAAGCGCTGAACAGATCGACCTGGAAGACGCAGATGTCTTCCCTGTGATCGCGGCGGTCCATGATCCATTGCAGCGGCGTGTTGGAAACGAGGCCGCCATCCCAATAGTGTCTGCCCTCGATTTCCACCGGTGGGAAACCGGGGGGCAATGCGCCAGAGGCGGCGATATGCCGGGCATCTATGCCCCCGCGGTTCTTGAGCTGGGCACTGTCGAAATAGCGGAAGTTGGCGCTCTCGATCTCGACCGCGCCCACGCTCAAGCGCGTCGGCCCCTGATTGATCAGGTCGAAGTCGATCAGGCTGTCCAGCGTCTCGATGAGAGGCGACGTGTCATAGAAGGCGACGGGTGCCATGCCGCTCAGGAAGCTGATGGGATTGGGCAGGCGCGGCTTGTAAAAGCCGTTCACGCCGAAGGTCGCGGCCCAGGACGCCGAGAACTCGTTGAAGAAGCGCCGCAGCAACGGCTCCTCGCCGATCGGGATCGTGCGCGGCCCTGACGTCACCAGTTCCCAGAACCGCCGAAGGTTCTCGACCCGCTTGTCTTCGGGACTGCCGGCAATGATGGCCGAATTGATCGCGCCGATGGATATGCCGGCAATCCATTCAGGTCGAATGCCGGCCTCGTGAAGAGCCTCATAGGCACCGGCCTGATAGGCGCCCAATGCGCCACCACCCTGAAAAACAATGATCTTCTTATCTGAAAGCATGGACATGGAACACGTGTACTCATGGCAATTGTCAAATGCTGAACAATTGCTAGCACCATTGTGCACCGCACACAAATGACAAAATCGTAAGGGAGGCTTATTGACCTGAAATGACCGCCGAGAACGGCGAAATCAGGATATTCGGCCACGCGCCGCCGGCGAAGAAGCGGGTGGCTGGCGAGTTGACGCCGGAAGCGGCTCCCAGCGTTCCTGAGACGGCGATACTGTTGTTCTTGTAGGGAATGACACCTGTCAGATCGAGATTTCCGGAAGAACTCTTGAAACTTGCGGTGTTCAATTCGGCGATCCCGTTGTCGATGACGGCGGCGATGTCGAAACTGTCGAAACTCAGGGGGGTGGCGGCGGCGAGCGAGAGATCGAAGAAACGCTTTTGCGAGGCAAGCTCGCGGAAAACGGCAGGATCGAAACCGGCCAGCTTGCCGGCGCCGCCGCGAACCTTGATCGAACCGCTGGTTTCTGCTTGCGCTGACGGTGAAAGCGGCAGCCGCGCATGCAGATCCACCTCAAGATTTCCGGTGGCTTCCGGCCATGGACCGGTCAGCCCCAGGATGCTCTGTCCTGCACCGAGGTCCACATTGCGCGCCTGAACCTGGAACTTGCAGAGCGGTCCACGTTCATGATCCTCATCGACGGACATTTCAGCCGAGATATTGCCGCTGGCGATCTGGCCGGAAGCAATGGCAAAGGACGCGTGACCCTCGACGATGCGCACCCCTGCCGCCATGTCCGTGATCGACAGCGCGCCAAAGGCGGCCTTGTTGGCCGACATCCGTAGATCGACCTGAAAATCATGCAGGAAGGAGGTATCGAATTTGATGGGCATTTCGCGCAGATTGTCGGCGGCCGGGACGAACGCCGTGAGAAACGCGCCCGCATCGAAACTGTCGAAGGCCAGCGTTCCGGAGAAAAACGGCGGCGAGCCGCGTTTGGTCCAGCCTGCCGAGAGCACGCCGGTCGCTTGGTTGCCAGTCAATTGGAGCTTGAGATCGGAAAGCGTGAACTTCATGCCCTCCGAAGCCAGGGACGCCTTCAGATCCTCGACTTTCAATTTGTCCAGAACCGGATAGCTCAATCCCACCCAGTTGGCCGCCGCGCCGACGTCGGGCGCAGACGCATCAAGCGAGCCGGAGATGAAGCTCTGCTCGCCAATATTGGCCGTGCCCGAGAAGCTCGCACTCAGCGCATCCGAATTCAGCTTGAAGGACAGACCGGAATTGTCGCCCGAGATCAGACTTTGCGGGTCCGCAAGCGAGCCTGAAAATGTCAGTGATTTGTCCGCTGCTTCCGCGCTCAGGTCGAAGGACAGCGACCGGGAGAGGCTTGAGAATTCGAGAGAGCCCGCGACATCCTCGAACCGCACCACGAACGCATCCTGCTGGCGAAATTCCAACGTGCCGTCCACAAGCTTGATGCGGCCCAGGTGGAGGTCATCCAGAGCCGTGCGCGCGCGCGCCTTGCTGGTAGAAGACGACTGCCAGATGAAGGACCCGGCGGCGGTCCGGGCAACGCGGAAGACAGGGCGCCTCAATGTTATGGCGCCGAACTGCGGGCTTCCTGTCAGAGCCGATACGACGTCGAAGCGCCCCGTAATGGCGTCGGCGTGAAACACCGTGTCGGCGGCACCCGGTCCCTTCTGGACCACATCGACATTCTCCAGCGTGATGACGGGCGACGGCCAGAAGGAAACGGACGTCTCGCCCCTCACGATGAATTCAAGGCCAGTCTGCCGCAGTACCGCCTCGTGAATCTGCTGGCGCACCATTCCACTCGAAACGAAGAGCGTCCCGAGAAGCCTCTGCCCCCCCATGAAAACGACCAGCACGACGGCAGCCAGGACCGCAATTCGCCAGGTGAGGACGGAACGCAGCGTGGACCGGATGTGCTGCAACTTATCAAGGGCTCGCGTGCGCATACTCAAAAACTCGTTTCGCCGAGACGTCTTTGGGCGAATGCGCAGAAGGGGATAAACCCTTGGCCGCAGGAATGCAAATCAAGCGCCCCAGGCTGACAGCGACAGCCTCTTTATTTCCGCAATGCAACATGATTTAAAAGCCCGGCTATCATTGGAGGAAAGATATGACGACCGAACATCCGCTCTGGCAACCGTCTCCCGCGCAGGTCGAAGCAAGCCCGATGACGGCGTTCATGCGCTTCTGCGAGGCCCGTGCCGGATCATCTTTCGCGGATTATGACAGTTTCCACCTCTGGTCGATCACCGAACGCGGACCGTTCTGGGATGCGGTTTGGGATTATTGCGGCATTGTGGGCGAAAAGGGTGCGACAGCGCTTTCCGATACGGGCCACATGCTGGAGGCCCGCTTCTTCCCCGAAGCCAAGCTGAACTTTGCCGAGAACCTGTTGAAGGAGAAGGGCGGCAGCGACGCCCTCGTCTTCCGTGGAGAAGACAAGGTCTCCTATCGCTGGACGTGGGACGAGCTGCACCAGACGGTTTCGCGTCTGCAGCAGGCGATCGCCGCCATGGGCATTGGCGCAGGCGACCGGGTCGCCGCGATGATGCCGAACATGCCGGAAACCTATGCGCTGATGCTGGCCGTTACCTCGCTCGGCGCCATCTGGTCGTCCTGCTCGCCGGACTTCGGCGAACAGGGCGTGCTCGACCGGTTCGGCCAGATCGGGCCCAAACTCTTCATCGCCTGCGACGCCTATTGGTATAACGGCAAGAAGCAGGATGTGGCCGACAAGGTTCGCACGGTTTCGGCTAAGCTGAATGTTCCGGTTCTCATCGTTCACTATGCCGGCGATGCCGATGCGCTGGCCTCTTCGCTTGCAGATGGCCGCACCTTCGCGCAGTTCATCGAACCATTCGCCCCCAAGCCGGTCGAGTTCACCCGGATGCCTTTCTCGCATCCCGTCTACATTCTCTTCTCCTCCGGCACGACGGGCGTTCCGAAATGCATCGTGCATTCGGCCGGCGGGACGCTGATCCAGCATCTGAAGGAACACGCCTTTCATTGCGGGTTGAAGAAGGGCGACAAGCTTTTCTATTTCACCACCTGCGGCTGGATGATGTGGAACTGGCTTGCTTCCGGTCTCGCCATCGGCGCGACGCTCTGCCTGTTCGATGGCTCGCCCTTTTATCCCGATGGCAATGTGCTCTTCGATTTTGCGCAGGATGAGAAGTTTGCGGTCTTCGGCACGTCGGCGAAATATATCGACGCGGTGCGCAAGGGCGGTCTCGTTCCGAAGAACACGCACGACCTCTCGAGCCTGCGTCTGCTGACATCGACGGGCTCGCCGCTGTCGCCCGAAGGCTTCGATTTCGTCTATGAAGGGATCAAGCCCGACGTGCATCTCGCCTCTATCTCCGGCGGCACGGATATTGTCTCCTGCTTCGTGCTGGGCAATCCGGTCAAGGCCGTCTGGGAAGGCGAGATCCAGGGACCGGGTCTCGGCATGGCCGTCGATGTCTGGAACGATGACGGCAAGCCGGTGAAGGGCGAAAAGGGCGAACTGGTCTGCACAAAGGCCTTCCCCTGCATGCCGGTCATGTTCTGGAACGACGAGAGCGGGGCCAAATACAAGGCCGCCTATTTCGAGCGCTTCGACAATATCTGGTGCCATGGCGACTTCGCCGAATGGACCGCGCATGGCGGCCTCGTCATCCACGGCCGCTCGGATGCGACGCTCAATCCTGGCGGCGTGCGCATCGGAACGGCGGAGATCTACAATCAGGTCGAGCAGCTTCCCGAGGTCATCGAGGCGATCTGCATCGGGCAGGATTGGGACGATGACGTGCGCGTCATTCTCTTTGTCCGCACCGCGGAAGGTGTCGCCTTCGACGAAGAGCTGATCAAGAAGATCAAGACCAAGATCCGCACAGGCGCCTCCCCGCGCCACGTCCCCGCCAAGGTCATCCAGGTCGCCGACATTCCGCGCACCAAGTCCGGCAAGATCGTTGAACTGGCCGTTCGCGAAGTCGTGCATGGCCGGCCGGTCAAGAACAAGGAGGCGCTGGCCAACCCGGAAGCGCTGGAGCTGTTTGCCGGGCTGGACGAGCTGAAGAGCTGATCGACTGCCAACAATAAGGCGGCCCCGAAAGCCGCCTTACTCATCATTCCTTTTGCGCGACCTTTCCTGTATAATCCGGTGTATCCGTGAAGGGATGAGCCGATGCTGATCGAGCGTTTGCAAAGGAAGTGGCCTGATATTCGGAAGATTGGACAAGACGCCGCTGAACGCGGCAAGGATCTTGGTCTGAAGACTGACTGGCAGGAAGAACGCGACGCGCAATGTGTTGAAGGAAACAGCGCTGAGGAACCGATTCAGAAGCGCAAGGCTTGAATGTCCGCTCCTCACCGCATCATTCTGGCAGGCCCAAACGGCTCCGGCAAATCTTCCATTTACACGCGATTGTCGCCCTTGGGCGAGTTCGTCAATGCAGACGTAATAGAGGCCGGCTTACCTGAGAGTCTGCCGTCTTCAGTGAAGAAAATCCGCGCCGGCAAGCTGGCTGTGGCTCGGTTGAATGAACTGATCCGCTCGAAGGCGGATTTCGTGTTCGAAACGACATTAAGCGGCCGACATGCGTTGCGTCTTATGACCTCTGCCAAGGCTGTAGGCTATCATGTAGGCCTGATCTTTGTTGCGCTCGACTCGGCTGAACGAAACGTCAAGCGCGTTGAGTTCCGCGTGAGGCTTGGTGGACATGACATTCCAGTCGCGGACATTCTGCGTCGTTATGATGCGGCTTTCAGGAACCTGCCCGCCGCGATCAGTATTGCCGATGAGAGCATTGTCATCGACAATTCGAGCGAGGAGCCGCGTTTGCTCTTTACAGTGAATTCTGGCGAAATTGACGAACCGAGACTGCAAGAATCGGCATCCCGCATGATTGGCAACAGCACTTTTCGTTTGAAGCTGTACCGTCTCGTCAAGGAAGGCATTGCCGGAAAATTGAGGTAAACTGCGTCAGGTGCGCCCCTTCTCCAGCAACCGCGACACCACGACGACCGGCACCAGCCCCGCCAGAATGATGATCACCGACGGCACGGCCGCGTCGGCGACCTGGGAGCGGGAGGCATCTTCGTAGACGAGCGTTGCCAGCGTGTTGAAATTGAACGGGCGCAGCAGGATCGTGGCGGAGAGTTCCTTCGACGTCTCGATGAAGACGAGAAGCGCGGCCGTCAGCGTCGCGGGGCGCATCATCGGCATCAGCACTTCCCGCAGCGCGCCGCCGCGCGTGCGGCCGAGCGTACGGGCGGCCCAATCGAGATTGGGCGAGAGCTTGTCGAAGCCGGCCGCGACATTGCCCTCCGCCATGGTGAGGAAGCGCACGGCGCTGGCATAGACGATGGCGAAGCCGGTGCCGGAGAGCAGCAGCCCGGCCGAAATACCGAACATGGATTTGGTCAGAGACGAAAGCGCGTTATCGAAGGCGGCGAGCGGGATCAGAACGCCGATGGCCAGCACTGTGCCGGGGACTCCATAACCGAACGAAGCCAGGCGGTTGGCCATGCGGACCGCCGGCGTGCCGCCGTGACGGATGGAATAGGCGAGCAGGAAGCCGGCAAACGTCGCAACGAGAGCCGCGCCTGTCGAGACAGCGACCGTATGCCCGAGCGCGTTCAGCAGCGTTGACGAGGCAAAGGCATCCAGCCGCTTGATCGCGTAGCCGGCCATGATCCAGGCCGGAATGAAGAAGCCGGCAAGCGGAGGGGCGGCGCAGACGAAAACGGCGACGACGCGCCATGGCCCCTTC
It includes:
- a CDS encoding acetoacetyl-CoA synthetase — protein: MTTEHPLWQPSPAQVEASPMTAFMRFCEARAGSSFADYDSFHLWSITERGPFWDAVWDYCGIVGEKGATALSDTGHMLEARFFPEAKLNFAENLLKEKGGSDALVFRGEDKVSYRWTWDELHQTVSRLQQAIAAMGIGAGDRVAAMMPNMPETYALMLAVTSLGAIWSSCSPDFGEQGVLDRFGQIGPKLFIACDAYWYNGKKQDVADKVRTVSAKLNVPVLIVHYAGDADALASSLADGRTFAQFIEPFAPKPVEFTRMPFSHPVYILFSSGTTGVPKCIVHSAGGTLIQHLKEHAFHCGLKKGDKLFYFTTCGWMMWNWLASGLAIGATLCLFDGSPFYPDGNVLFDFAQDEKFAVFGTSAKYIDAVRKGGLVPKNTHDLSSLRLLTSTGSPLSPEGFDFVYEGIKPDVHLASISGGTDIVSCFVLGNPVKAVWEGEIQGPGLGMAVDVWNDDGKPVKGEKGELVCTKAFPCMPVMFWNDESGAKYKAAYFERFDNIWCHGDFAEWTAHGGLVIHGRSDATLNPGGVRIGTAEIYNQVEQLPEVIEAICIGQDWDDDVRVILFVRTAEGVAFDEELIKKIKTKIRTGASPRHVPAKVIQVADIPRTKSGKIVELAVREVVHGRPVKNKEALANPEALELFAGLDELKS
- a CDS encoding 3-hydroxybutyrate dehydrogenase; translation: MEAAFPEKTDETQMQRNTAMNMKDKVCIVTGSAGGIGYAIAKRYVAEGARVVIADLKADAAEKAASELKALGPGDAFAVEMDVTSEEAVNAGVAATIEKWGRVDVLVSNAGIQIVNKIEDFAFSDWKKMLAIHLDGAFLTTKACMPHMKAQKGGAIIYMGSVHSKEASPLKSAYVTAKHGLLGLARVVAKEGGKFGVRANVICPGFVRTPLVEKQIPEQAKELGISEEEVVSKVMLGQTVDAEFTTVEDIAEVAYFFAGFETNALTGQSIVASHGWYME
- a CDS encoding Predicted ABC-type ATPase, which translates into the protein MSAPHRIILAGPNGSGKSSIYTRLSPLGEFVNADVIEAGLPESLPSSVKKIRAGKLAVARLNELIRSKADFVFETTLSGRHALRLMTSAKAVGYHVGLIFVALDSAERNVKRVEFRVRLGGHDIPVADILRRYDAAFRNLPAAISIADESIVIDNSSEEPRLLFTVNSGEIDEPRLQESASRMIGNSTFRLKLYRLVKEGIAGKLR
- a CDS encoding NTE family protein, with the protein product MSMLSDKKIIVFQGGGALGAYQAGAYEALHEAGIRPEWIAGISIGAINSAIIAGSPEDKRVENLRRFWELVTSGPRTIPIGEEPLLRRFFNEFSASWAATFGVNGFYKPRLPNPISFLSGMAPVAFYDTSPLIETLDSLIDFDLINQGPTRLSVGAVEIESANFRYFDSAQLKNRGGIDARHIAASGALPPGFPPVEIEGRHYWDGGLVSNTPLQWIMDRRDHREDICVFQVDLFSASGRMPRDMLEAAAREKEIRFSSRTRLNTQIAREQEKMRKALKRVMAKLPQELGNDPDVQYLLGEQDGGGTTVVHLIYQRRGYETSTMDYEFSRITMEDHWRAGYDDVKETLACGQWVNRRIPEDGFKTIDRRRIANGK
- a CDS encoding AsmA-like C-terminal region gives rise to the protein MRTRALDKLQHIRSTLRSVLTWRIAVLAAVVLVVFMGGQRLLGTLFVSSGMVRQQIHEAVLRQTGLEFIVRGETSVSFWPSPVITLENVDVVQKGPGAADTVFHADAITGRFDVVSALTGSPQFGAITLRRPVFRVARTAAGSFIWQSSSTSKARARTALDDLHLGRIKLVDGTLEFRQQDAFVVRFEDVAGSLEFSSLSRSLSFDLSAEAADKSLTFSGSLADPQSLISGDNSGLSFKLNSDALSASFSGTANIGEQSFISGSLDASAPDVGAAANWVGLSYPVLDKLKVEDLKASLASEGMKFTLSDLKLQLTGNQATGVLSAGWTKRGSPPFFSGTLAFDSFDAGAFLTAFVPAADNLREMPIKFDTSFLHDFQVDLRMSANKAAFGALSITDMAAGVRIVEGHASFAIASGQIASGNISAEMSVDEDHERGPLCKFQVQARNVDLGAGQSILGLTGPWPEATGNLEVDLHARLPLSPSAQAETSGSIKVRGGAGKLAGFDPAVFRELASQKRFFDLSLAAATPLSFDSFDIAAVIDNGIAELNTASFKSSSGNLDLTGVIPYKNNSIAVSGTLGAASGVNSPATRFFAGGAWPNILISPFSAVISGQ